A window of Castanea sativa cultivar Marrone di Chiusa Pesio chromosome 1, ASM4071231v1 contains these coding sequences:
- the LOC142631143 gene encoding uncharacterized protein LOC142631143 produces MEPLFKQRRTNRDMFFNEEDARGVRQPHNDPLVTTLTIEGFNTKRILVDNGSSADIMYLPDFQQLKLDPRRLRPFDSPLVSFSGDRVYPKGIVTLKVIVGTYPKQLTCQLDFLVVDCPSSYNVIIGRPTLNRWKAATSTYCLKVKFPTEDGVDEVKGDQVLARECYQAVLAAKENHTWTIEEEKEDKVEALEAVELVEGETAKITRIGTTLSLEIRTKLVQFLKENLDVFAWSHEDMPGISHQVIQHELNVDPGRKPVQQRRRVFAPKRSQAITDEVNKLLQEGFIREVYYLEWLANVGLVKGQFPPT; encoded by the coding sequence ATGGAACCCCTATTCAAGCAGAGACGGACAAACCGGGACATGTTTTTCAACGAAGAGGATGCTCGGGGAGTAAGGCAGCCACATAATGACCCCCTGGTTACAACGCTCACAATCGAAGGGTTCAACACCAAGAGGATCCTCGTAGACAACGGTAGCTCCGCAGACATCATGTACTTACCGGACTTCCAACAGTTGAAACTAGATCCTAGGAGATTGCGCCCGTTTGACTCCCCCCTTGTTAGCTTCAGCGGGGACAGGGTATACCCCAAGGGCATAGTGACACTAAAAGTCATAGTAGGGACCTATCCGAAGCAGCTGACCTGTCAGTTGGACTTCTTGGTGGTAGATTGCCCCTCCTCATATAATGTAATCATTGGGAGACCCACGCTTAATAGGTGGAAGGCAGCtacgtccacctactgcctaaaggtgaaattcccaactGAGGACGGTGTCGACGAGGTGAAAGGGGATCAGGTCTTGGCtagggaatgctaccaggctGTACTAGCTGCGAAGGAAAACCACACGTGGACAATTGAggaggaaaaagaagacaaagtagAAGCTTTGGAAGCAGTGGAACTCGTCGAGGGAGAGACTGCCAAGATAACGAGGATAGGAACAACCTTAAGCCTCGAGATAAGGACGAAACTCGTTCAATTCCTCAAGGAAAACctggatgtctttgcatggagtcacgaggatatgcccGGCATATCACACCAGGTTATCCAGCACGAGTTGAACGTGGATCCCGGGAGAAAGCCAGTCCAACAAAGGCGACGAGTCTTTGCCCCTAAACGAAGCCAAGCGATCACCGACGAAGTTAACAAGTTGTTGCAAGAAGGCTTCATTCGGGAGGTTTATTATCTcgagtggctggccaacgtcgGGCTAGTGAAAGGACAGTTTCCTCCTACCTAG
- the LOC142631138 gene encoding uncharacterized protein LOC142631138, translating into MGETGDDSKTLRELFSPITTNPPSCIVLPATTAAHFKLKPQIIHLLPTFHGLDREDPYMHVKDFLEICATCEFQNFTDDSVHLRLFPFSLKDKAKAWLNSLSPGSITSWELLVTKFLSKFFPMAKTNALRREIADFYQDEQEKFYENWERFKDLILKCPHHGFETWRLVQYFYNGLTQAYRNMIESMNGGGFLSLVDDEAYKFLENFSESSQQWDFSNRKERSALGIKKGGLYEVSEDLDIKARLDNLTCKVEALALGRGMNSVNQVQSKTCSICASPMHTTQMCPSVVGYPDFYTEQANSLNNYGKPFASPFSETYNPNWRNHPNFSWRQNQPPTNVGASTSSTHLNTQAISKLEN; encoded by the coding sequence ATGGGAGAAACAGGAGATGATTCAAAAACTCTTAGGGAGTTGTTCTCACCCATAACCACCAACCCTCCATCTTGCATAGTATTACCTGCAACCACTGCTGCACATTTTAAGTTAAAGCCACAAATAATCCATCTTCTGCCTACTTTTCATGGATTGGATAGAGAAGATCCTTATATGCATGTGAAGGATTTTCTTGAGATTTGTGCTACTTGTGAGTTCCAGAATTTCACTGATGACTCTGTTCACTTGCGTTTATTCCCTTTTTCCTTGAAGGATAAGGCAAAAGCATGGCTTAATTCTTTGTCACCTGGATCTATCACTTCATGGGAACTATTGGTCACAAAATTCCTTTCTAAATTTTTCCCAATGGCCAAGACCAATGCTTTAAGGAGAGAAATTGCAGATTTTTATCAGGATGAACAAGAGAAATTTTATGAGAATTGGGAGAGATTTAAGGACTTGATCTTAAAGTGTCCccatcatggttttgaaacatgGAGACtagtacaatatttttataatggttTGACTCAAGCATATCGTAACATGATTGAGTCCATGAATGGTGGTGGATTTTTGAGTCTTGTAGATGATGAGGCATACAAATTTCTTGAGAATTTTTCTGAAAGTTCACAACAATGGGATTTTTCCAACCGTAAAGAGAGATCTGCCCTTGGAATTAAGAAAGGAGGATTGTATGAAGTTAGTGAAGATTTAGACATAAAAGCTAGGTTGGACAATCTCACTTGTAAGGTTGAGGCTTTAGCTTTAGGTAGAGGGATGAATTCTGTCAATCAAGTTCAAAGTAAAACATGCTCTATTTGTGCAAGTCCTATGCATACAACACAAATGTGTCCCTCTGTAGTTGGGTACCCTGATTTTTATACTGAGCAAGCAAATTCACTGAATAATTATGGAAAACCATTTGCTAGTCCATTTTCAGAGACATACAATCCAAATTGGAGGAACCATCCTAATTTCTCATGGAGGCAAAATCAGCCTCCCACAAATGTAGGTGCATCAACAAGTTCCACCCATTTGAATACTCAAGCTATTTCAAAGTTGGAAAATTAA